One genomic window of Pseudomonas chlororaphis subsp. piscium includes the following:
- a CDS encoding helix-turn-helix transcriptional regulator, with amino-acid sequence MHRRERTEYLKSNIKYLIKSRGETQLSLCNASGLTRTTIYNILEGKVSNVQQSTIRKISDFFGVSYEEIETVDFEEKEIIDSSISPQGNMNPAAVPILKESLLMINMDKRIGELAILYPLTYYFGASYNLIAVLLENEINGLYGVGDLLIIQKGTSTDDKEKLVYDRQTKKLFIINEPCSDSDRVFVVGDIIEERFNDSV; translated from the coding sequence ATGCACAGAAGAGAAAGAACAGAGTATTTGAAGAGCAATATCAAGTACCTGATAAAAAGTCGCGGCGAGACGCAACTGTCTTTATGCAATGCCAGCGGCCTGACCAGAACGACCATATACAACATTCTGGAAGGCAAGGTCAGCAACGTACAGCAATCCACCATTCGCAAAATCTCTGATTTCTTCGGTGTCTCCTACGAAGAAATAGAAACCGTCGATTTTGAAGAGAAGGAGATCATCGACAGCAGTATTTCTCCACAAGGAAACATGAACCCGGCGGCGGTTCCGATCCTCAAGGAAAGCCTGCTGATGATCAACATGGACAAACGGATTGGCGAACTGGCCATACTTTATCCATTGACCTATTACTTCGGCGCATCCTACAACTTGATAGCAGTGCTGCTCGAGAATGAGATCAATGGCCTATACGGAGTCGGCGACCTCTTGATCATTCAAAAGGGAACGTCGACCGACGACAAGGAAAAACTGGTCTACGACAGACAGACAAAAAAGCTGTTCATCATCAATGAGCCATGCTCCGACTCAGACCGAGTTTTTGTGGTGGGTGACATCATCGAGGAGCGCTTCAATGACAGCGTATGA
- a CDS encoding queuosine precursor transporter, whose protein sequence is MTAYEGELENSKYKLLGFENNKSLAVIMIIATGKVIKIKLSEVLNSEIMENLNKMEVKNIYKKFYSQGGALTAYDLNDRHESSWMIYIILNLLLFTFYIFTSIAATKPIYLESLGIIITPGTFLYPLTFLIVDLLNENFGLRLARKAIFFAFASNAMIIILLYGSTFLPGLPGWKLDTPYNDVIIHVSSVLVASSVSFLVSENINSYLLCKIKELTNSRFLFLRIFLSTLFAVIIDSFLFCYIAFYGSMQNSDILNMIYVQIAIKVCFAFFNILPAYGARSLFKRYMTDSQTK, encoded by the coding sequence ATGACAGCGTATGAAGGCGAACTCGAGAACAGCAAATATAAACTTCTGGGCTTTGAGAACAACAAGAGCCTGGCCGTGATCATGATCATCGCTACAGGCAAAGTCATAAAGATCAAACTGAGCGAAGTGCTTAACAGCGAAATAATGGAAAACCTGAACAAAATGGAAGTTAAAAACATTTACAAGAAATTCTACTCCCAAGGAGGAGCGCTGACCGCATACGACCTGAATGACCGCCACGAAAGCTCATGGATGATTTATATCATTCTCAATCTACTGCTCTTTACCTTCTATATATTCACTAGCATTGCCGCTACCAAACCCATTTATCTTGAATCCCTTGGCATCATTATCACTCCGGGTACCTTCCTTTACCCTCTGACATTCTTGATCGTTGACCTGTTGAACGAGAACTTCGGACTCAGGCTGGCAAGAAAAGCGATCTTCTTTGCCTTTGCCAGCAACGCCATGATTATCATCCTGCTCTATGGCTCGACCTTTCTCCCCGGCCTGCCAGGCTGGAAGCTCGACACCCCGTACAACGACGTGATCATTCATGTGTCATCTGTCCTGGTGGCGTCCTCTGTGTCTTTCCTGGTTTCCGAGAACATAAACTCCTACTTGCTGTGCAAGATAAAAGAGCTGACGAATTCCAGGTTCCTGTTCCTGCGGATATTCTTGAGTACGCTGTTTGCGGTCATTATCGACAGCTTCCTGTTTTGCTACATTGCCTTTTATGGCTCGATGCAAAACAGCGACATCCTGAACATGATTTATGTGCAGATCGCGATCAAGGTGTGCTTTGCCTTCTTCAACATCTTGCCTGCCTATGGAGCAAGATCGCTGTTCAAAAGATACATGACGGACAGCCAGACAAAATAG
- the queC gene encoding 7-cyano-7-deazaguanine synthase QueC, with protein sequence MKKKAVVVFSGGQDSTTCLIHALPLYDEVHCITFDYGQRHRAEIEVAQQLAKQLGATVHKVLDASLLNELAISSLTRDNIPVPTVNSSGESLPSTFVPGRNILFLTLASIYAYQVKAETVITGVCETDFSGYPDCRDEFVKALNKAVELGMEYRLRLETPLMWLNKAQTWALADYHNQLSLIREQTLTCYNGVIGSGCANCDACNLRGRGLNEYLGNKTAVMNSLKSKMNLQ encoded by the coding sequence ATGAAGAAAAAAGCCGTTGTCGTATTCAGTGGCGGGCAGGACTCGACGACCTGTCTGATCCACGCATTGCCGCTCTATGATGAAGTGCACTGTATTACCTTTGATTACGGTCAGCGCCATCGCGCAGAAATAGAAGTGGCGCAGCAGCTCGCGAAGCAGCTGGGGGCGACAGTCCACAAAGTGCTGGATGCTTCGTTGCTCAATGAGTTGGCGATCAGCAGTCTCACTCGGGACAATATTCCGGTTCCGACGGTGAACAGTTCAGGCGAAAGCCTGCCCAGCACTTTCGTGCCGGGAAGAAATATTCTGTTTCTGACCCTGGCCTCTATCTATGCCTACCAGGTAAAGGCTGAAACGGTCATTACCGGGGTGTGTGAGACGGACTTCTCTGGTTATCCCGATTGCCGTGACGAGTTTGTAAAGGCCTTGAACAAGGCCGTCGAGTTGGGCATGGAATACCGCCTGCGTCTTGAGACGCCACTGATGTGGCTGAACAAGGCGCAGACGTGGGCCCTGGCGGATTATCACAATCAGTTGAGCCTGATTCGCGAGCAGACCCTGACCTGCTACAACGGGGTGATTGGCAGCGGTTGTGCCAATTGCGATGCTTGCAATCTTCGTGGCAGAGGGCTGAATGAGTATCTGGGGAACAAGACAGCAGTCATGAATAGCTTGAAAAGCAAGATGAACTTGCAATGA
- the cyoE gene encoding heme o synthase, producing the protein MSLKHFIQITKPGIIFGNVLSVAGGFFLASKGHVDLAIFLAAMIGTSLVVASGCVFNNCIDRDIDLKMERTKNRVLVQGLISLKVALVYATILGVAGVALLYKVANPLAALFAVIGFVIYVGFYSLYLKRKSVHGTLVGSLSGAMPPVIGYVAVSNSFDMAALTLLVMFSLWQMPHSYAIAIFRFNDYLAASIPVLPVKRGILVAKKHILLYILAFLVATLMLTFSGYAGMSYLAVAAAMGMYWLYMAWTGYKAVDDTVWARKLFVFSIFTITALSVMMSLDFKVPSELLLTYAP; encoded by the coding sequence ATGTCGCTCAAGCACTTTATCCAAATCACCAAACCGGGGATCATTTTCGGTAACGTGCTTTCTGTGGCGGGCGGTTTTTTCCTGGCCTCCAAGGGACATGTCGATCTGGCCATCTTCCTGGCCGCGATGATCGGCACGTCCCTGGTGGTAGCTTCCGGTTGTGTGTTCAACAACTGCATCGACCGCGACATCGACCTGAAGATGGAGCGCACCAAGAACCGCGTGCTGGTTCAGGGCCTGATCTCCCTGAAAGTGGCACTGGTCTACGCGACCATCCTGGGTGTCGCCGGCGTTGCGTTGTTGTACAAGGTGGCCAATCCGCTGGCGGCGCTGTTTGCCGTGATCGGCTTTGTCATCTACGTCGGCTTCTACAGCCTGTACCTCAAGCGCAAGTCGGTGCACGGCACGCTGGTGGGCAGCCTGTCCGGGGCGATGCCGCCGGTGATCGGTTACGTGGCCGTGAGCAACAGCTTCGACATGGCCGCGCTGACCCTGCTGGTGATGTTCAGCCTGTGGCAGATGCCGCATTCCTACGCCATCGCGATCTTCCGCTTCAACGATTACCTGGCCGCATCGATTCCGGTGCTGCCAGTGAAGCGCGGCATCCTGGTGGCCAAGAAGCACATCCTGCTCTACATCCTGGCGTTCCTGGTGGCGACCCTGATGCTGACCTTCAGCGGTTATGCCGGCATGAGCTACCTGGCCGTCGCGGCCGCGATGGGCATGTACTGGCTGTACATGGCCTGGACCGGCTACAAGGCGGTGGACGACACCGTCTGGGCCCGCAAGCTGTTCGTGTTCTCGATCTTCACCATCACCGCGCTGAGCGTGATGATGTCCCTGGATTTCAAGGTACCGAGCGAACTGCTGCTGACCTACGCGCCATAA
- the cyoD gene encoding cytochrome o ubiquinol oxidase subunit IV, whose product MANAHSHDSHDASHGSVKSYAIGFILSVILTIIPFGLVMYPTLPKSITLMIVLAFAVIQVLVHLVYFLHLDRSEAQRNNVIAFVFAALVIVLLVGLSLWIMFSIHTYMMAK is encoded by the coding sequence ATGGCTAATGCACACTCCCATGACAGCCATGATGCCAGCCACGGCAGCGTAAAGTCGTACGCCATCGGCTTCATCCTGTCGGTGATCCTGACAATCATCCCGTTCGGCCTGGTGATGTACCCGACCCTGCCGAAATCCATCACCCTGATGATCGTGCTCGCCTTCGCGGTGATCCAGGTCCTGGTTCACCTGGTGTACTTCCTGCACCTGGACCGCTCCGAGGCCCAGCGTAACAACGTGATTGCGTTCGTCTTCGCTGCCCTGGTGATCGTCCTGCTGGTTGGTCTGTCGTTGTGGATCATGTTCAGCATCCACACCTACATGATGGCGAAGTGA
- a CDS encoding cytochrome o ubiquinol oxidase subunit III: MSNLVTNAGHTHVDDHGHDDHHHDSGEMTVYGFWLYLMTDCILFASIFAVYAVLVNNVAGGPSGHDIFELPYVLGETALLLFSSITYGFAMLAFFRGNKKQVLGWLALTFLFGLGFIGMEVNEFHLLISEGYGPSRSGFLSGFFTLVGTHGLHVTAGLIWMAIMMYQVNKHGLTATNKTRLSCLSLFWHFLDVVWICVFTVVYLMGTM; this comes from the coding sequence ATGTCGAACTTAGTGACCAATGCTGGACACACCCATGTCGATGACCATGGGCACGATGACCATCACCACGACTCGGGCGAGATGACCGTATACGGTTTCTGGCTCTACCTGATGACCGACTGCATTCTGTTTGCGTCGATCTTCGCGGTGTACGCGGTACTGGTAAACAACGTAGCGGGTGGCCCGTCGGGCCACGACATCTTCGAACTGCCTTACGTGCTCGGCGAAACCGCCTTGCTGCTGTTCAGTTCGATCACCTACGGCTTCGCCATGCTGGCGTTCTTCCGGGGTAACAAGAAGCAGGTCCTGGGCTGGCTGGCCCTGACCTTCCTGTTCGGCCTGGGCTTCATCGGCATGGAGGTCAACGAGTTCCACCTGCTGATCTCCGAAGGCTACGGTCCTAGCCGCAGCGGCTTCCTGTCCGGGTTCTTCACCCTGGTCGGCACCCACGGTCTGCACGTGACCGCTGGCCTGATCTGGATGGCGATCATGATGTATCAGGTCAACAAGCACGGCCTGACCGCAACCAACAAGACCCGCCTGAGCTGCCTGAGCCTGTTCTGGCACTTCCTGGACGTGGTCTGGATCTGCGTCTTCACCGTTGTTTACCTGATGGGGACTATGTAA
- the cyoB gene encoding cytochrome o ubiquinol oxidase subunit I, whose amino-acid sequence MFGKLSLDAIPFHEPIVMVTVAMIILGGLALVAGITYFKKWSYLWTEWLTSVDHKKIGVMYIIVAMVMLLRGFADAIMMRTQLAMATEGSPGYLPPEHYDQIFTAHGVIMIIFMAMPFFTGLMNLAVPLQIGARDVAYPFLNSLSFWLLVSGVVLINLSLGVGEFAKTGWVAYPPLSGLQYSPGVGVDYYIWALQLSGLGTTLTGVNFLATVLKMRTPGMKMMDMPIFTWTCTWANVLIVASFPILTATLALLTLDRYMDFHIFTNELGGNPMMYVNLFWAWGHPEVYILILPAFGIFSEVISTFSGKRLFGHHSMIYASGAISVLGFMVWLHHFFTMGSGASVNAFFGLATMLISIPTGVKLFNWLFTIYHGRLRITSQVLWTLGFMVTFAIGGMTGVLLAIPGADFVLHNSLFVIAHFHNVIIGGAVFGYIAGFSFYFPKAFGFKLHEGWGKAAFWFWISGFFVAFMPLYALGFMGMTRRLNATTNPEWVPYLYVAMFGAVMIAIGIACQLIQLYVSVRDRKQNQTVSGDPWNAHTLEWSTSSPPPFYNFAVLPKANGIDPFTEAKENGTAYQKPARYEPIHMPNNTATGLVMGALLTVFGFAMIWHIWWLAIASLAGTVIYFVIHAARDDQGYMVPVDVIERIEAEQHARLVAEKKIPANRVETSLEQA is encoded by the coding sequence ATGTTTGGTAAATTAAGTCTGGACGCGATACCGTTCCACGAGCCGATTGTCATGGTGACCGTTGCCATGATCATCCTCGGTGGTCTGGCGCTTGTCGCGGGTATCACGTACTTCAAGAAGTGGTCCTACCTGTGGACCGAATGGCTGACTTCGGTCGACCACAAGAAAATCGGCGTGATGTACATCATCGTCGCCATGGTCATGCTCCTGCGCGGTTTTGCCGACGCGATCATGATGCGTACCCAGCTGGCCATGGCCACCGAGGGTTCGCCGGGCTACCTGCCTCCTGAACACTATGACCAGATCTTCACCGCCCACGGTGTGATCATGATCATCTTCATGGCGATGCCATTCTTCACCGGCCTGATGAACCTTGCAGTGCCGCTGCAGATCGGCGCGCGTGACGTTGCCTATCCGTTCCTCAACTCCCTGAGCTTCTGGCTGCTGGTTTCCGGCGTCGTGCTGATCAACCTGTCCCTGGGCGTCGGCGAATTCGCCAAGACCGGCTGGGTTGCGTATCCGCCGCTGTCGGGCCTGCAATACAGTCCGGGCGTGGGTGTCGACTACTACATCTGGGCGCTACAGCTATCCGGGCTAGGGACGACGCTGACGGGGGTCAACTTCCTGGCCACCGTGCTGAAAATGCGTACCCCGGGCATGAAGATGATGGACATGCCGATCTTCACCTGGACCTGCACCTGGGCCAACGTGCTGATCGTGGCTTCGTTCCCGATCCTGACCGCTACCCTGGCACTGCTGACCCTCGACCGTTACATGGATTTCCACATTTTCACCAATGAACTTGGTGGCAATCCAATGATGTACGTGAACCTGTTCTGGGCTTGGGGTCACCCTGAGGTGTACATCCTGATCCTGCCGGCGTTCGGTATCTTCTCCGAAGTCATCTCGACCTTCTCGGGCAAGCGTCTGTTCGGCCACCACTCGATGATCTACGCTTCCGGCGCGATCTCGGTACTGGGCTTCATGGTTTGGCTGCACCACTTCTTCACCATGGGTTCGGGGGCTAGCGTCAACGCCTTCTTCGGCCTGGCGACCATGCTGATTTCCATCCCGACGGGGGTGAAGCTGTTCAACTGGCTGTTCACCATCTACCACGGCCGTCTGCGTATCACCAGCCAGGTTCTGTGGACCCTGGGCTTCATGGTGACCTTCGCCATCGGCGGCATGACCGGCGTACTGCTGGCCATCCCGGGTGCTGACTTCGTCCTGCACAACAGCCTGTTCGTGATCGCGCACTTCCACAACGTGATCATCGGTGGTGCTGTATTCGGCTACATCGCTGGCTTCAGCTTCTACTTCCCGAAAGCGTTCGGCTTCAAGCTGCACGAAGGCTGGGGCAAGGCTGCATTCTGGTTCTGGATCTCGGGCTTCTTCGTCGCGTTCATGCCGCTCTATGCACTGGGCTTCATGGGCATGACCCGTCGTCTGAACGCCACTACCAACCCTGAGTGGGTGCCGTACCTGTACGTCGCCATGTTCGGTGCGGTGATGATCGCCATCGGTATCGCCTGCCAGCTGATCCAGCTGTACGTCAGCGTGCGTGATCGCAAGCAGAACCAGACCGTTTCCGGCGACCCGTGGAATGCCCACACCCTGGAATGGTCGACTTCGTCGCCACCGCCGTTCTACAACTTCGCCGTACTGCCGAAGGCCAATGGCATCGACCCGTTCACCGAAGCCAAGGAAAACGGTACCGCGTACCAGAAGCCGGCTCGTTATGAACCGATCCACATGCCGAACAACACCGCCACCGGCCTGGTGATGGGTGCTCTGCTGACCGTCTTCGGTTTCGCGATGATCTGGCATATCTGGTGGCTGGCGATCGCTAGCCTGGCCGGTACCGTGATCTATTTCGTGATCCACGCGGCTCGCGATGATCAAGGCTACATGGTGCCGGTCGACGTGATCGAACGCATCGAAGCCGAGCAGCACGCTCGCCTGGTAGCCGAGAAGAAGATTCCGGCCAACCGTGTAGAAACCTCGTTGGAACAGGCTTAA
- the cyoA gene encoding ubiquinol oxidase subunit II — MSKNRYPRLLGFLPLLGMMLMLGGCKWTLLDPKGQVGLDERNLIITATLLMLLVVIPVIVMTFAFAWKYRASNTNATYAPKWSHSTKIEIAVWLVPILIIIALGYVTYKSTHALDPYRPLESDAKPINIEVVALDWKWLFIYPDQGIATVNQIRFPEHTPLNFKITSDAVMNSFFIPALGGQIYAMAGMQTKLHLIANQKAEMEGISANYSGAGFTGMKFKAISTSQEDFDAWVAEVKAAPKQLDQAEYEALAKPSQNNPVALYSSYTPDLFQKIVDKYEGMKPGKPVKHEKKEVAAVEGTDMSSHSAAGAEE, encoded by the coding sequence ATGAGTAAAAACAGGTACCCCCGATTACTAGGCTTTTTGCCGCTGCTTGGCATGATGTTAATGCTGGGAGGCTGCAAGTGGACCTTGCTCGACCCGAAAGGACAGGTCGGTCTGGATGAACGAAACCTGATCATCACCGCCACCCTGCTGATGCTGTTGGTCGTGATTCCGGTGATCGTGATGACCTTCGCGTTTGCCTGGAAATACCGTGCGTCCAACACCAACGCGACCTACGCGCCTAAGTGGTCGCACTCCACCAAGATCGAAATCGCGGTGTGGCTGGTCCCGATCCTCATCATCATTGCCCTGGGTTATGTGACCTACAAGTCCACCCACGCGCTGGACCCGTATCGTCCGCTGGAATCCGACGCCAAGCCGATCAACATCGAAGTGGTCGCGCTGGACTGGAAGTGGCTGTTCATCTACCCGGACCAGGGTATCGCCACTGTTAACCAAATCCGGTTCCCGGAGCACACTCCGCTGAACTTCAAGATCACCTCCGACGCTGTGATGAACTCGTTCTTCATCCCTGCTCTGGGCGGCCAGATCTACGCGATGGCAGGCATGCAGACCAAGCTGCACCTGATCGCCAACCAGAAAGCTGAAATGGAAGGCATCTCCGCTAACTACAGTGGCGCTGGCTTCACCGGCATGAAATTCAAAGCGATCTCGACGAGCCAGGAAGATTTCGACGCCTGGGTAGCCGAAGTCAAGGCCGCACCTAAACAGCTTGATCAAGCTGAATACGAAGCCCTTGCCAAACCAAGCCAGAACAACCCTGTCGCGCTGTACTCCTCGTACACGCCGGACCTGTTTCAGAAAATTGTCGACAAGTATGAAGGCATGAAACCAGGCAAGCCGGTCAAGCACGAGAAGAAAGAAGTGGCCGCTGTGGAAGGGACTGACATGAGCTCGCATTCAGCTGCTGGGGCAGAGGAGTAA
- a CDS encoding disulfide bond formation protein B has product MTDDTLRLGRERRFLVLLGVICLALIGGALYMQVVLGEAPCPLCILQRYAFLLIAIFAFIGAAMRNRRSLTLLEALVMISALFGAAVAGHHVYTQANPAVSCGIDVLQPIVDSLPLATVFPLGFQVDGFCSTPYPPVLGLSLAQWALVAFVLTLVLVPLGIIRNRRKSA; this is encoded by the coding sequence ATGACTGACGACACACTGCGCTTGGGGCGCGAGCGACGCTTTCTGGTGTTGCTGGGGGTGATCTGCCTGGCGCTGATCGGCGGCGCGCTGTACATGCAGGTGGTGCTGGGCGAGGCGCCTTGCCCGCTGTGCATCCTGCAGCGCTATGCGTTTCTGCTGATCGCGATTTTCGCTTTCATCGGCGCGGCCATGCGCAACCGTCGCAGCCTCACCCTGCTGGAAGCCCTGGTGATGATCAGCGCGCTGTTCGGCGCGGCGGTGGCGGGGCATCACGTCTACACCCAGGCCAACCCCGCGGTCAGCTGCGGCATCGATGTGCTGCAGCCGATCGTTGACAGCCTGCCGCTGGCGACCGTCTTCCCCCTGGGCTTCCAGGTCGATGGCTTCTGCTCCACGCCGTACCCGCCGGTGCTGGGCCTGTCCCTGGCGCAATGGGCGCTGGTGGCCTTTGTGCTGACCCTGGTGCTGGTGCCGCTGGGCATCATTCGTAACCGTCGCAAAAGCGCCTGA
- a CDS encoding ester cyclase, with the protein MQLSAIPRITLAATLLASPLVFAEPALLQAQTLIVDQSLPKVQREAMELAARRYGSFWNSGDESLAKAALAENFVDMTPPAGRVQGPTGPLLASRFFRTAVPDLSAQIEQMIVAGDRVVLHLHFRGHFSGTFNALKGHGQRVDFRATDIYQIADGRITANWHIEDNLSLMQQLQTLPSG; encoded by the coding sequence ATGCAACTCTCAGCCATTCCCCGCATCACCCTGGCCGCAACCCTGCTCGCCAGTCCCCTGGTTTTCGCCGAGCCGGCCTTGCTCCAGGCGCAGACCCTGATCGTCGATCAGAGCCTGCCCAAGGTCCAGCGTGAAGCCATGGAACTGGCCGCGCGGCGCTACGGCAGTTTCTGGAACAGCGGCGATGAAAGCCTGGCCAAGGCCGCGCTGGCGGAGAACTTCGTCGATATGACGCCGCCTGCAGGGCGGGTCCAGGGCCCGACCGGACCGCTGCTGGCGTCGCGGTTCTTTCGTACGGCGGTGCCGGACCTGAGCGCACAAATCGAGCAGATGATCGTGGCCGGGGATCGGGTGGTGCTGCATCTGCATTTTCGCGGGCACTTCAGCGGGACCTTCAATGCACTCAAAGGTCATGGTCAGCGTGTAGACTTCCGGGCAACCGATATCTATCAGATCGCCGATGGCCGGATCACGGCCAATTGGCATATCGAAGACAACCTCAGCCTGATGCAGCAGTTGCAAACGCTGCCGTCGGGTTGA
- the hmpA gene encoding NO-inducible flavohemoprotein, with protein sequence MLSVEDRAIIKSTVPLLESGGEALITHFYRMMLSEYPQVRPLFNQAHQASGDQPRALANGVLMYARHIDQLDQLGDLVAKIINKHVALQILPEHYPIVGSCLLRAISEVLGEEIATPAVMSAWGAAYNQLADILIGAEGAIYDQKAQAPGGWRGAREFKLVRREQESAEITSFYFEPVDNGPILAAEPGQYIGMQLFLDGEEIRRNYSLSALSDAGQYRISVKREAGGRASNYLHDQMQVGASIQLFPPAGEFTLADSEKPLVLISGGVGITPTLPMLEAALASQRPVHFIHCARNGGVHAFRDWVDGLAARHPQLKRFYCYAEDDGVSPVADKVGLLSQEQLAEWLPQERDLDAYFLGPKAFMAAIKRHLKALGVPEEQSRYEFFGPAAALE encoded by the coding sequence ATGCTTAGCGTCGAAGATCGTGCCATCATCAAATCCACCGTGCCGCTGCTGGAAAGCGGTGGCGAAGCCCTGATCACCCACTTCTACCGGATGATGCTCTCCGAGTATCCGCAAGTGCGTCCGCTGTTCAACCAGGCGCACCAGGCCAGCGGCGACCAGCCACGGGCCCTGGCCAACGGCGTATTGATGTACGCCCGGCACATCGACCAGCTCGACCAGTTGGGCGACCTGGTGGCGAAGATCATCAACAAGCACGTAGCCCTGCAGATCCTGCCGGAGCATTACCCGATCGTCGGCAGCTGCCTGCTGCGCGCCATCTCCGAAGTGCTGGGCGAAGAGATCGCCACGCCGGCGGTGATGAGCGCCTGGGGCGCGGCCTATAACCAGCTGGCGGACATCCTGATCGGTGCCGAAGGCGCGATCTACGACCAGAAGGCCCAGGCCCCGGGCGGCTGGCGCGGCGCGCGGGAATTCAAGCTGGTCCGCCGGGAGCAGGAGAGCGCGGAAATTACCTCGTTCTATTTCGAACCTGTGGATAACGGCCCGATTCTCGCCGCCGAGCCGGGTCAGTACATCGGCATGCAACTGTTCCTCGATGGCGAGGAAATCCGCCGCAACTACTCGCTGTCGGCCCTGTCCGACGCCGGCCAGTACCGCATCAGCGTCAAGCGCGAAGCCGGTGGCCGCGCTTCCAACTATTTGCACGACCAGATGCAGGTTGGCGCCAGCATCCAGCTGTTCCCGCCGGCGGGCGAATTCACCCTGGCGGACAGCGAGAAGCCGCTGGTGCTGATCAGCGGTGGCGTCGGTATCACTCCGACCTTGCCGATGCTTGAAGCCGCATTGGCCAGCCAGCGTCCGGTGCACTTTATCCACTGCGCGCGCAATGGTGGGGTGCATGCGTTCCGCGATTGGGTCGATGGCCTGGCCGCGCGTCATCCGCAACTCAAGCGCTTCTACTGCTATGCCGAAGACGACGGTGTCAGCCCGGTGGCGGACAAGGTCGGCCTGCTGAGCCAGGAGCAACTGGCCGAATGGTTGCCGCAGGAGCGTGACCTGGACGCCTACTTCCTCGGCCCGAAAGCCTTCATGGCGGCGATCAAGCGCCACCTCAAGGCCCTGGGCGTACCGGAAGAACAAAGCCGCTACGAGTTCTTCGGCCCGGCCGCGGCACTGGAGTAA